Proteins encoded by one window of Nisaea sediminum:
- a CDS encoding CcdB family protein produces the protein MARFDLYADPGGNGYLLDVQANLLDALNTRVVVPLMPHAKAPAPARGLNPVFDIRSEPHVMATQFLSAVPLPHLSEPVGTLLAHDTEITNALDMLLTGV, from the coding sequence ATGGCCCGCTTCGACCTCTACGCGGATCCCGGCGGCAACGGATATCTCCTCGATGTCCAGGCGAACCTGCTGGACGCCCTGAATACGCGCGTTGTCGTGCCGCTCATGCCGCACGCAAAGGCGCCGGCTCCCGCGAGGGGCCTCAACCCGGTGTTCGATATCCGCTCTGAACCGCATGTCATGGCAACCCAGTTTCTCTCGGCCGTACCGCTGCCCCACCTGAGCGAACCTGTCGGAACTCTTCTCGCCCACGACACCGAGATCACGAACGCACTCGACATGCTCCTGACCGGGGTATGA
- a CDS encoding sensor domain-containing diguanylate cyclase, with the protein MGIDSLPRKARYTDQILEVIENLDEAIAIYDEQDRLIFFNRAFLKINPRAEEFVEKGLTYEDGLRMNVALGKVIAAKGREEEFIRERVRAHRNPSSDITVRDYVDGSRLLVKESKTARGGIALCITIASDLRKAEEELRQHEIELMRSKAEIEAALEENQRLSRSLAEKVRELEVLAVTDPLTKLFNRSKLEEEMGREIDRAARYGTEFGVIMMDIDHFKQVNDVYGHQTGDRVLAEVAKVLKDCSRATDVVGRWGGEEFLVVCPETDLAGLTAKAERFRGALEEYEFPGVGQKTSSFGIAAWRPGDAAHDLLSRADAALYRAKESGRNRVVQAA; encoded by the coding sequence GTGGGAATAGACAGTTTGCCTCGCAAGGCCCGCTATACCGACCAGATTCTGGAAGTGATCGAGAACCTCGACGAGGCGATCGCGATCTATGACGAGCAGGACCGGCTGATCTTCTTCAACCGCGCCTTCCTGAAGATCAATCCACGCGCCGAGGAATTCGTCGAGAAGGGCCTGACCTACGAGGATGGTCTCAGGATGAATGTCGCGCTCGGCAAGGTGATTGCGGCCAAGGGACGGGAAGAGGAGTTCATCCGCGAGCGGGTGCGCGCCCACCGGAACCCGAGTTCGGACATCACCGTGCGCGACTATGTCGACGGAAGCCGTCTTCTGGTCAAGGAGTCGAAGACCGCGCGCGGCGGCATCGCCCTCTGCATCACCATCGCCTCCGACCTCCGCAAGGCCGAAGAGGAGCTCCGGCAGCACGAGATCGAGCTGATGCGTTCGAAGGCGGAGATCGAGGCGGCGCTGGAGGAGAACCAGCGGCTCAGCCGGTCGCTGGCCGAAAAGGTGCGGGAACTGGAAGTGTTGGCGGTGACCGATCCGCTGACAAAGCTCTTCAACCGGTCGAAGCTGGAAGAGGAGATGGGCCGGGAGATCGACCGCGCGGCCCGTTACGGCACGGAATTCGGCGTGATCATGATGGATATCGACCATTTCAAGCAGGTCAACGACGTCTACGGTCACCAGACCGGCGACCGGGTGCTGGCGGAGGTGGCGAAGGTCCTGAAGGACTGTTCCCGCGCGACGGACGTGGTCGGCCGCTGGGGCGGCGAGGAATTCCTCGTGGTCTGCCCGGAGACGGACCTCGCCGGCCTGACGGCGAAGGCCGAGCGTTTCCGCGGCGCGCTCGAGGAATACGAGTTCCCGGGCGTCGGCCAGAAGACCTCCAGCTTCGGCATCGCCGCCTGGCGCCCCGGCGACGCGGCGCATGATTTGCTCTCGCGGGCCGACGCGGCGCTCTATCGCGCGAAGGAGAGCGGGCGGAACAGGGTTGTTCAGGCAGCTTGA
- a CDS encoding LamB/YcsF family protein, with product MQVDLNSDLGESWGTYELGADAEMLGIVSSANVACGFHAGDPNVMRETVIRARDRGVGIGAHPGYLDLWGFGRRRIQGDSLHDIEKMAAYQIGALMGLAALGGAKVTHVKSHGALGNIAAEDDEVALAIARAAKAVDPDLIYVVMPGMATERAGETVGLRMAREIYADRAYQANGNLVPRSQPGATIHDADEAAENVLRMIDAGAVLTQGGGRIEGRIDTICVHGDNPAAVAMAKTLRQRLESAGLSIKPFHSFV from the coding sequence ATGCAGGTCGATCTCAATTCGGATCTGGGCGAAAGCTGGGGCACCTACGAACTCGGCGCGGACGCGGAGATGCTCGGTATCGTCTCCAGCGCCAATGTCGCCTGCGGTTTCCATGCGGGGGATCCGAACGTGATGCGCGAGACGGTGATTCGCGCCCGCGACCGCGGCGTCGGGATCGGCGCACATCCGGGCTATCTCGATCTTTGGGGCTTCGGACGGCGGCGCATCCAGGGCGACAGCCTGCACGATATCGAGAAGATGGCGGCCTACCAGATCGGCGCCCTGATGGGGCTGGCGGCGCTCGGAGGCGCGAAGGTCACCCATGTGAAGAGCCATGGCGCGCTCGGCAATATCGCGGCGGAGGACGACGAGGTGGCGCTGGCGATCGCCAGGGCGGCGAAGGCGGTCGATCCGGACCTCATCTATGTCGTCATGCCCGGCATGGCGACGGAGCGGGCGGGGGAGACGGTCGGGCTGCGTATGGCACGCGAGATCTATGCCGACCGCGCCTATCAGGCGAACGGAAATCTCGTGCCGCGGAGCCAGCCCGGCGCCACCATCCACGACGCGGACGAGGCGGCGGAGAATGTGCTGCGCATGATCGATGCAGGTGCTGTCCTGACGCAGGGCGGCGGACGGATTGAGGGACGGATCGACACGATCTGCGTCCATGGCGACAACCCGGCGGCGGTCGCCATGGCAAAGACGCTGCGCCAGCGGCTCGAGAGCGCCGGTCTTTCCATAAAGCCGTTTCACTCTTTCGTCTGA
- a CDS encoding PAS domain-containing protein, whose translation MDEHPSLQRARDLRDRAQAAEVRELLSYWIAIHPGDRIPARAAFDPTRVPLLLPNLVLTDVERDPYRFRVRLMGTGIVEAMGGDFTGRYLDEVWEDAGNQLLVRDRVEVAETGLPNYRYGLSPTPFKLDFAALERAFLPFAANGKDVDMILSVIVYMRPGPEE comes from the coding sequence ATGGACGAACATCCCAGCCTCCAGCGTGCGCGGGACCTCAGGGATCGCGCGCAGGCCGCGGAGGTGCGGGAGCTGCTGTCCTACTGGATTGCCATCCATCCGGGCGACCGGATCCCGGCGCGGGCCGCTTTCGACCCGACGCGGGTTCCGCTGCTCCTGCCTAATCTCGTCCTGACCGATGTCGAGCGCGACCCGTACAGATTCCGCGTGCGTCTCATGGGAACCGGGATCGTCGAGGCCATGGGCGGAGATTTCACCGGCCGGTATCTCGACGAGGTCTGGGAGGATGCGGGAAACCAGCTGCTGGTGCGCGACCGGGTCGAGGTCGCGGAGACGGGTTTGCCGAACTACAGGTACGGTCTCTCGCCAACCCCCTTCAAACTGGATTTCGCCGCGCTCGAGCGCGCCTTTCTGCCTTTCGCGGCGAACGGAAAGGACGTCGACATGATCCTGAGTGTGATCGTCTATATGCGGCCCGGCCCGGAGGAATAA
- a CDS encoding alpha/beta fold hydrolase: MGYVQAKDGIALYCETTGEGTPVVFVHEFAGDHRSWEPQVRALARYYTCITYSARGYTPSDVPEDAASYSQDKARDDILAVLDGNGIEAAHIVGLSMGGFATLHFGLAYPERALSLVVAGCGYGADPEKRGEFKAQSVGLAERIEKEGMDKVAPGYALEPARVQLQNKDPRGWAEFAAQLGEHSTKGSANTLRGVQALRPSLWELEAQMRALTVPTLIVNGDEDESCLESGLYMKRMIPSAGHAMFPKTGHTLNLEEPDLFNRTILDFFHEVEAGRWALRDPRSQKDGALGR; this comes from the coding sequence ATGGGTTACGTACAGGCGAAGGACGGCATCGCGCTCTATTGCGAAACCACGGGCGAAGGCACGCCGGTGGTGTTCGTGCACGAGTTCGCGGGCGATCACAGGAGCTGGGAGCCGCAGGTGAGGGCGCTCGCCCGCTACTACACCTGCATCACCTATTCCGCGCGCGGCTACACGCCGTCCGACGTGCCGGAGGATGCGGCGAGCTACAGCCAGGACAAGGCGCGGGACGACATCCTCGCGGTGCTCGACGGGAACGGCATCGAGGCGGCGCATATCGTCGGTCTCTCCATGGGGGGCTTCGCCACCCTGCATTTTGGCCTCGCCTATCCCGAACGCGCACTCTCGCTCGTGGTCGCCGGCTGCGGCTACGGCGCCGATCCGGAGAAGCGCGGCGAGTTCAAGGCCCAGTCCGTCGGGCTCGCCGAGCGGATCGAGAAAGAGGGCATGGACAAGGTCGCGCCCGGCTACGCGCTGGAGCCCGCCCGGGTGCAGCTGCAGAACAAGGATCCGCGTGGCTGGGCGGAGTTCGCGGCCCAGCTCGGCGAGCATTCGACGAAAGGCTCGGCCAACACGCTGCGCGGCGTGCAGGCGCTCCGGCCCTCGCTCTGGGAGCTGGAGGCGCAGATGCGCGCGCTCACCGTGCCGACCCTGATCGTGAACGGCGACGAGGACGAGAGCTGCCTTGAGTCCGGTCTCTACATGAAACGCATGATTCCATCCGCCGGGCATGCCATGTTCCCGAAGACCGGCCACACCCTCAACCTGGAGGAGCCGGACCTGTTCAACCGCACCATCCTCGACTTCTTCCACGAGGTCGAGGCCGGCCGCTGGGCACTGCGCGATCCGCGCTCGCAGAAGGACGGCGCGCTCGGACGTTGA
- a CDS encoding DNA/RNA non-specific endonuclease, with product MTCRTVFLALIFAAGFSPVATADDGFPPDPAGRCARLHADTGIPAYKGDFDADERQMICHAGYLLSLNAGTLLPDWVLESVPKANLSGPGDRDKSSFKPDPQVVASTDMGKNGPLVVCSDDYTGSGYDRGHQAPAADFKYSQERTDESFYMTNMAPQIGIGFNRGIWRNLETQVRDWTELRGKLTVITGPVEKAPEFDVPVRGKLMKRRCGDREKSIAVPEAFFKIVYQDQPRRAIAFLLPNVKLDWHELPNYRTTVAHIEDLTGIDFFTRFSLRDQRVLETTLAPMWAR from the coding sequence ATGACCTGCCGGACCGTCTTTCTTGCCCTGATTTTTGCCGCCGGCTTTTCTCCCGTGGCGACGGCGGATGACGGCTTTCCACCCGATCCTGCCGGGCGCTGCGCGCGGCTGCATGCCGATACGGGGATCCCGGCCTACAAGGGCGATTTCGACGCGGACGAGCGGCAGATGATCTGCCACGCGGGCTATCTGCTCTCGCTGAACGCCGGGACGCTGCTGCCGGACTGGGTGCTGGAGAGCGTACCAAAGGCAAATTTGAGCGGCCCCGGCGACCGCGACAAGAGCAGCTTCAAACCCGATCCGCAGGTCGTCGCCTCAACCGACATGGGCAAGAACGGGCCGCTGGTCGTCTGTTCCGACGACTATACCGGCTCGGGCTACGACCGCGGCCATCAGGCGCCCGCCGCCGATTTCAAATACTCGCAGGAGCGGACCGACGAGAGTTTCTACATGACCAACATGGCGCCGCAGATCGGCATCGGCTTCAACCGAGGCATCTGGCGCAATCTCGAGACCCAGGTGCGGGACTGGACCGAGCTGCGCGGCAAGTTGACGGTGATCACCGGGCCGGTCGAGAAGGCGCCGGAATTCGACGTTCCCGTGCGCGGCAAGCTGATGAAGCGGCGCTGCGGCGACCGGGAGAAATCGATCGCGGTGCCCGAGGCTTTCTTCAAGATCGTCTATCAGGACCAGCCGCGCCGGGCGATCGCCTTCCTGCTGCCGAACGTGAAGCTCGATTGGCACGAATTGCCGAACTACCGCACCACCGTCGCGCATATCGAGGACCTGACCGGGATCGATTTCTTCACCCGCTTCAGTCTGCGCGACCAGCGCGTTCTGGAGACCACGCTCGCGCCGATGTGGGCGCGTTGA
- a CDS encoding L-2-amino-thiazoline-4-carboxylic acid hydrolase, with the protein MTDLPILELRRIEANVIKPIYEEMVAEVGKAAAQKILGNAIRKAAIAQARTFAERDGPDRGMRSFQALYSLWTHGGALETEEIERTEETFHFNVTRCRYAEMYREMGLGEIGHLLSCNRDGSFCEGYSDRITMERGQTIMSGASHCDFRYRYEE; encoded by the coding sequence ATGACCGACCTTCCGATTCTGGAGCTCCGCCGCATCGAGGCGAACGTGATCAAGCCGATCTACGAGGAGATGGTGGCGGAGGTCGGCAAGGCCGCCGCGCAGAAGATCCTCGGCAACGCCATCCGCAAGGCCGCCATCGCCCAGGCCCGGACCTTCGCCGAGCGCGACGGGCCCGACCGCGGCATGCGGAGCTTCCAGGCGCTCTACAGCCTCTGGACCCATGGCGGCGCGCTGGAGACGGAGGAAATCGAGCGGACGGAGGAGACTTTCCATTTCAACGTCACCCGCTGCCGCTATGCCGAGATGTACCGCGAGATGGGCCTCGGTGAGATCGGCCACCTGCTCTCCTGCAACCGCGACGGCAGCTTCTGCGAGGGCTATTCAGACAGGATCACGATGGAGCGCGGCCAGACCATCATGAGCGGCGCGAGCCACTGCGACTTCCGTTACCGCTACGAGGAGTGA
- a CDS encoding type II toxin-antitoxin system CcdA family antitoxin, which produces MASRSAKRPTNLTLAPDLLEEARAYSVNLSQAAEEGLRRAVQEAKAAAWKEENRQALEASNSWVEEHGLPLAKYRPF; this is translated from the coding sequence ATGGCATCGCGTTCCGCCAAACGGCCGACGAACCTGACTCTGGCGCCGGACCTGCTGGAAGAGGCGCGCGCATACAGCGTCAACCTCTCTCAGGCCGCCGAAGAGGGCCTGCGCCGCGCCGTTCAGGAGGCGAAGGCCGCCGCGTGGAAGGAAGAGAACAGACAAGCGCTGGAAGCTTCCAACAGCTGGGTCGAGGAACACGGTTTGCCGCTGGCGAAATACCGGCCCTTCTGA
- a CDS encoding DUF2459 domain-containing protein yields the protein MGRSTGWRQGLAATVLLLIFALRPAGAAEREIAVVNIGWHTGIALRVADIDPALIPEARYFANFSWVEFGWGDAEFYRTPDPDISVYLSAAFGGNGAVMHLVGMHPEPAVYFRSSEVMPVVLDEAEHRRLQAYLHRSFSRDDDTPADPMGHGLYPASLFFPATGSFSLANTCNSWVARGLAEAGLEIEPDGIIRADGVMDALRAALARR from the coding sequence ATGGGACGATCGACCGGCTGGCGCCAGGGACTTGCCGCGACCGTCCTGCTGCTGATCTTCGCCTTGCGTCCGGCGGGCGCGGCGGAGCGCGAGATCGCGGTCGTCAATATCGGCTGGCACACCGGGATTGCATTGAGGGTCGCCGATATCGACCCGGCACTGATCCCGGAGGCGCGCTATTTCGCCAACTTCTCCTGGGTCGAGTTCGGCTGGGGCGACGCGGAATTCTACCGCACCCCGGATCCCGACATTTCCGTTTATCTCTCGGCGGCCTTCGGCGGCAACGGGGCGGTGATGCATCTGGTCGGCATGCATCCGGAGCCTGCCGTTTATTTCCGTTCCTCCGAAGTAATGCCGGTCGTGCTCGACGAGGCTGAGCACCGGCGATTGCAGGCCTATCTTCACCGTTCCTTCAGCCGCGACGACGACACCCCGGCTGACCCGATGGGCCACGGTCTCTATCCGGCGAGCCTTTTTTTTCCCGCGACCGGCAGCTTCAGTCTCGCAAATACCTGCAACAGCTGGGTCGCGCGCGGCCTTGCCGAGGCGGGCCTGGAGATCGAGCCGGACGGCATCATCCGGGCGGACGGCGTGATGGACGCATTGCGGGCGGCGCTCGCACGGCGCTAG
- a CDS encoding serine hydrolase domain-containing protein, giving the protein MEARAIVRTDGEIETSGIVTPIPWWSFTKTALSVALLRLAEGGRIDLDRTVAGKSFTPAQLLRHESGLPDYGGLAEYHADVAAGRPPWPLEVLLDAAEADRLRYDPGAGWAYSNIGYWHVSRLIERASDRPLAEALADLVFAPAGVATARLAATRDDLADVCMGDAPGYDPGWVYHGLIVGTAADAARLLRRLLDGALLEERTLSRMLEPLPLPQFETALYPDPAYGMGLMLQAANPLDNPVGHTGNGPGSNIAVYWRRNTTCAVWAAASAEIDPVAEAFRILANGGS; this is encoded by the coding sequence ATGGAAGCGCGCGCGATTGTCCGGACCGATGGCGAGATCGAGACCTCCGGTATCGTGACTCCGATCCCGTGGTGGAGCTTTACCAAGACCGCGCTTTCGGTCGCGCTGCTGCGTCTCGCGGAAGGCGGCAGGATCGACCTCGACCGGACGGTCGCCGGGAAAAGCTTCACGCCGGCCCAGCTGCTGCGCCACGAGTCGGGCCTGCCGGATTACGGCGGGCTCGCCGAATACCACGCCGACGTCGCGGCGGGGCGCCCGCCCTGGCCGCTCGAGGTCCTGCTGGACGCGGCCGAGGCGGACCGGTTGCGCTACGATCCGGGCGCCGGCTGGGCCTATTCGAACATCGGCTATTGGCACGTCTCCCGCCTGATCGAGCGGGCCTCGGACCGGCCGCTCGCCGAGGCCCTCGCCGATCTCGTCTTTGCGCCGGCCGGGGTTGCCACGGCCCGGCTCGCCGCGACACGGGACGATCTCGCGGATGTCTGCATGGGAGACGCGCCCGGCTACGATCCGGGCTGGGTCTATCACGGTCTCATTGTCGGAACGGCGGCGGACGCGGCCCGCCTTCTCCGGCGCCTGCTCGACGGCGCACTGCTCGAGGAGCGCACGCTCTCCCGCATGCTCGAGCCGCTGCCGCTGCCGCAGTTCGAGACCGCGCTCTATCCCGACCCGGCCTACGGAATGGGGCTCATGCTGCAGGCCGCAAACCCGCTAGATAATCCGGTCGGACACACCGGCAACGGTCCCGGGAGCAACATCGCCGTCTACTGGCGGCGAAACACGACCTGCGCCGTCTGGGCAGCTGCGTCGGCAGAGATCGATCCGGTCGCCGAGGCCTTCCGGATCCTGGCGAACGGGGGTTCGTGA
- the maiA gene encoding maleylacetoacetate isomerase — translation MRLITRWQNSAGERVRIALRLKKIECEYVPVGTLAPGEYRRLNPQGLLPALDIGGRIVAQSSAILEYLEETFPVPALLPADPVTRAEARAFAAHITSEMHAITVRRVRRYLGTDLGVDEDHVDRWVSHWLTEGFRALEIALANRATDWPFCFGEAPGWADLHLIPQIENGRRLGVDLMPFPRLLGVEERCNALEAFILSRPAAQPDYPGERLP, via the coding sequence ATGCGCCTGATAACGCGATGGCAGAACTCCGCCGGGGAGCGCGTCCGGATCGCCCTCCGGCTGAAGAAAATCGAGTGCGAATATGTCCCAGTCGGCACGCTGGCTCCGGGCGAATACCGTCGGCTGAACCCGCAAGGCCTGCTGCCCGCGCTCGATATCGGCGGACGGATCGTGGCGCAATCCTCTGCGATTCTTGAGTATTTGGAAGAAACCTTCCCGGTTCCCGCGCTCCTGCCGGCCGATCCGGTCACACGCGCGGAGGCAAGGGCATTCGCCGCCCATATCACGTCCGAGATGCACGCGATCACGGTGCGCCGTGTGCGGCGGTATCTCGGAACCGATCTCGGCGTCGACGAGGACCATGTGGACCGATGGGTCAGCCATTGGCTGACGGAAGGCTTCCGGGCTCTCGAAATCGCCCTGGCGAACCGGGCAACCGACTGGCCCTTCTGTTTCGGAGAGGCGCCGGGCTGGGCCGACCTGCATCTGATTCCGCAGATCGAAAACGGTCGCCGCCTGGGCGTCGACCTCATGCCTTTTCCGCGGCTGCTGGGCGTCGAAGAACGCTGCAATGCACTTGAAGCATTCATCTTATCCCGGCCTGCCGCACAGCCGGACTACCCCGGTGAGAGGCTCCCCTGA
- the gatC gene encoding Asp-tRNA(Asn)/Glu-tRNA(Gln) amidotransferase subunit GatC — protein sequence MSLDKATVARIAHLARIRTDDAQLDALVGDLNNILGFVEQLNEVNTDNVEPLASVTGHGLPMRKDEVTDGAYPDRVLANAPDRAHGYYAVPKVVE from the coding sequence ATGTCGCTTGACAAAGCCACTGTCGCGAGGATCGCGCATCTCGCGCGCATCAGGACCGACGACGCGCAACTCGACGCCCTCGTGGGCGACCTCAACAACATTCTCGGCTTCGTCGAGCAGCTGAACGAGGTCAATACCGACAATGTCGAGCCGCTGGCGAGCGTGACCGGGCACGGGCTGCCGATGCGCAAGGATGAGGTGACCGACGGCGCCTATCCGGACCGGGTGCTGGCGAACGCGCCCGATCGCGCCCACGGCTATTACGCGGTTCCGAAGGTGGTCGAGTGA
- the ruvX gene encoding Holliday junction resolvase RuvX, protein MTFCNPADLPSLMRPMSRILGLDLGTKTIGIAVSDPFLSVASPIETIQRKKFTKDAERLAQIVEERNIGAFLIGLPLNMDGTEGPRAQSTRDFARELILRIDLPVAFFDERMSTMAVERAMVEADMTRKKRAERVDQLAAAYILQAALDAMPDQSLG, encoded by the coding sequence ATGACATTCTGCAACCCTGCCGACCTGCCGTCCCTCATGCGTCCGATGAGCCGGATTCTGGGACTGGATCTTGGTACCAAGACCATCGGCATCGCCGTCTCCGACCCCTTCCTCTCGGTCGCCTCGCCGATCGAGACGATCCAGCGCAAGAAGTTCACAAAGGACGCGGAACGGCTCGCCCAGATCGTCGAGGAACGCAATATCGGCGCCTTCCTGATCGGCCTGCCGCTCAACATGGACGGGACCGAGGGCCCGCGCGCCCAGTCGACCCGCGATTTCGCCCGCGAGCTGATCCTCCGCATCGACCTCCCCGTCGCCTTCTTCGACGAGCGCATGAGCACCATGGCGGTCGAGCGGGCGATGGTGGAGGCGGACATGACCAGGAAGAAGCGCGCCGAGAGGGTCGACCAGCTCGCCGCCGCCTACATCCTGCAGGCCGCGCTGGACGCGATGCCGGACCAAAGCCTCGGGTAA
- a CDS encoding amidohydrolase family protein produces the protein MPRPAYPSHLPALALALLLVPLTASAHDEKPIGDAVNTLPIFDAHMHYKEPAWEQFPVASVVELMDRSGVAMALVSSTPDEGTIMLWDYAPNRIVPELRPYHGSAGSSNWTKAPGMEEYLAKRLEKYPHRGIGEFHIHRLDTSDEALFRQVIAMAKARDIFLHVHSGPEPVRWLYSLDPAVKIIWAHAGLGERAETVHALLAEFPTLVADTSLREYDIIAGDGGLDPAWEAILLTFQDRLMVGSDTWVNGQWENYTSIMASHRHWLSKLPEAVARKIAYQNAARLFGREVSMELVGRR, from the coding sequence ATGCCACGCCCCGCATACCCGAGCCATCTGCCGGCCCTCGCGCTCGCCCTCCTCCTCGTCCCGCTGACGGCTTCCGCGCATGACGAAAAACCCATTGGCGACGCGGTCAACACGCTGCCGATCTTCGACGCCCACATGCATTACAAGGAGCCGGCCTGGGAGCAGTTCCCGGTCGCGAGCGTGGTCGAGCTGATGGATAGGAGCGGCGTCGCCATGGCGCTGGTCTCCTCGACGCCCGACGAGGGCACGATCATGCTCTGGGACTACGCCCCGAACCGCATCGTCCCGGAGCTGCGCCCCTATCACGGGAGCGCCGGCTCCTCGAACTGGACCAAGGCGCCGGGCATGGAGGAGTACCTCGCAAAGCGGCTGGAGAAATACCCGCACCGGGGCATCGGCGAGTTCCACATCCACCGGCTCGACACCTCCGACGAGGCCCTCTTCCGCCAGGTGATCGCCATGGCGAAGGCGCGCGACATCTTCCTCCATGTCCATTCCGGCCCGGAGCCGGTCCGCTGGCTCTATTCGCTAGATCCGGCGGTGAAGATCATCTGGGCCCATGCCGGCCTCGGCGAGCGGGCGGAAACGGTGCATGCGCTCCTCGCCGAGTTCCCGACGCTGGTCGCGGACACCTCACTCCGCGAATACGACATCATCGCCGGTGATGGCGGGCTCGATCCCGCATGGGAGGCCATCCTGCTCACGTTCCAGGACCGGCTGATGGTCGGCAGCGACACCTGGGTCAACGGCCAATGGGAGAACTACACCTCCATCATGGCATCGCACCGGCACTGGCTCTCGAAGCTGCCGGAAGCGGTGGCGCGGAAGATTGCGTATCAGAATGCGGCGCGGCTGTTCGGGCGGGAGGTTTCGATGGAGTTGGTCGGGAGGCGATAA